The nucleotide sequence TATATTTTTAGCTAAAAAGATAATAAATATATACTAGGAACAAATATGAACAAACTAAAAAAATACATCGTTTCAACAGTGATTTTTATTGCATTTTTATTGATATTCAATGCTTGTGCAAATTTAAATTTAAATGACAAACACGAAAACGAGTTGTTGATTCTTCACACAAATGACCATCACGGAGCTCTTTTGCCATATGAAACTAAAGACGGCACGTTAATTGGCGGTGTAGCTTTACAAGCCAACTTAGTAAAACAGATGAGAAACGAGTATAAAAATGTGCTTTTACTTGACGCGGGCGATATAAATACTGGTTCATCACTTTCAAATATATTTGATGCAAAACCAGATATTTTAGCTTTTAACGCTCTAAAATACGATGCTGCTACTCTTGGAAATCATGAATTTGATGGTACATATGAAAAATTAAAAATGCAAATGGAACTTTCAAATTTCCCTTGGCTTAGCGCAAATGTTAAATTTGAAAATAATTATATTGCAAAACCATATATTATAAAAGATTTTGATGGATTTAAAGTCGCCATAATGGGACTTACTACAAGTACAACAAAGTATATAACTATTCCAGCAAAATTTGATGGTGCAAATGGAGAAAAGATAGAATTTCTACCAGAAATCCATGCTGCAAAAGAGGTACTGGATGAAATAAAAAATGCAAACCCAGATTTTGTAATCGCTTTAGTACATCTTGGAGATATAAAAGGCGATCCTATACATATAACATCGATTGATTTAGCTAATAATACACATGGTATAAATCTTATAATAGATGGGCATTCACACTCGGTATTCCAAAAACCTTTGATAATAAATGGCGTACCCATAGTGAGCGCAGGAAGTAATAACCGCTATGTAGGAAAAGCTATTTTAAATTTAAAAGATAAAAAGTTAAGGTGGAATTTAGTTGAACTAACTAGTAAAGACTTTGATTTAGATGATGAAATGAAAATAATTTTAGAGCCGTTTGTACAGATCCATGATGAAGTTTTAAACAGTAAAATTATAACCTTAAAAGAGTCATTATTGTTTGAAAATAATGAAATTAGATTTAAACAGATGCCAATAGGAAATTATTTGACTGATGCTATGATAAATTTGCTTTTTAAATTTGGTATAAAAGCGGACTTTGGTATTATAAACTCAGGAGCTATAAGATCTGGTATAAATGCCGGAGATGTAAGCAAAAAAGATGTTTTGATATCTATGCCTTTTCCAAATACAGTATCTGCAGTAAGTCTAAAAGGTGATGAAGTGGTGGAATTATTTAATTATATAATCAATATAAAACCGGGATTTGGCGGATTTGCTCAAATATCAAAAGATGTCAGTTTTACTATAGATAGCTCAAATAAAACTATTTTAAATTTAAAAATTAAAAATGAGCCGATAAATCCGTCTAAACTTTATACTATAGCAGTTACTGATTTTTTATCTAACGGTGGAGACGGTTATACTATTTTGAAAAAAGGGATAAATAAATTTGACTCATCAGTGCCTTTGAATGAAGCGTTTATAGAGTATTTAAAACTTCTTGAAGGTAAAATTTAATTATGTAATCGCCATAAATTTATAAAAATCAATTTTAAATTTGATGCTATATGATCTGCTAACGTAATAAAGCAACAAAAACCAAATTTACCATACCATAAAAAAACTTTTGATATAATCCTAAGATTAAAATCAAGTAGGAAAAAGTAATGGATAAATCCAAACAAGAAAATCGCTCCCAAAGCGATATTTCTTTAAAACAGACAAAGTATATTTTTGTAACAGGCGGCGTTTTATCAAGCCTTGGAAAAGGTATAGCTGCTGCTAGTATCGCCACTTTACTTAAAAATGTAGGATTAAAAGTAAGTATTTTAAAAGCAGATCCATATATAAATGTAGATCCAGGCACAATGAGTCCGCTTGAGCACGGTGAAGTTTTCGTAACTGATGATGGTGCTGAAACCGACCTTGATCTAGGGCATTATGAAAGATTTTTAGATGAAAATTTAACGCAAAACAACAACTTCACGACAGGTAGAGTTTATAGCTCGGTTATAGAAAAAGAGCGCCGTGGCGACTACCTTGGTAAAACAATTCAAGTCATACCTCATATCGTAGGCGAGATAGTAGAACGTATAAAAAAAGCTGGAGTTGGCAAAGATATATTAATAGTAGAAATCGGCGGCACGGTCGGCGATATAGAAGGACTTCCTTTCTTAGAAGCGATAAGAGCTTTAAGAAGTGAAGTGGGGCGAAAAAATGGTATGTTTATTCATTTAACTTTGGTACCGTATATAAAAGTTGCTGGCGAATTAAAAACAAAGCCTACTCAGCATAGCGTCGGCGAACTACGCCGCATCGGAATAAGTCCAGATATGATAATATGCCGCTCAGAAATTCCTATAAATCGTGAATTAAAAGATAAGATAGCTTCTAGCTGTGGCGTTGAGAGAAACTCAGTTATAGAAAGCCCGGATTTACAAAGTATATATCAAGTTCCGCTTAGCTTTTTAAAACAAGATATACTTGAGCCTATAGCTGAGGTATTAGATCTTGGAGAGTTAAGACCAAATATGCAAAATTGGGATAATCTGGTAAAAAGAGTAATAGCTCCGAGCGATAGCGTAACTATAGCATTTGTAGGAAAATACATAGACTTAAAAGAGAGTTATAAAAGTTTAACTGAAAGCATCATTCACGCTGGAGCAAATCTTGATGCAAGAGTAAATTTAAAATGGTGTGATAGTGAAAAAATCGATGAAAATAGCGTATCTGAAACATTAAAAGACGTAGATGGGATACTTGTAGCAGGTGGTTTTGGTTCGCGCGGTATAGAAGGTAAAATGCAAGCCATAAAATACGCTAGAGAAAATAAAATACCATATCTTGGAATTTGTCTTGGTATGCAGCTTAGTTTGATTGAATTTGCTAGAAATATTTTAAATTTAGAAGATGCAAACTCAGTTGAATTTAAAGAAAACTGCAAAAATCCTATAATATATCTTATAGATTCATTTATAGATGCAAACGGTAAAAAACAGTTACGAACTCATAAAAGTCCGCTTGGAGGCACTATGAGACTTGGAAGCTATAAGTGTAATATACTTCCAAATTCTCTTTTAAGCAGAATTTATAATGGAGTAAAACAGATAAAAGAGCGACACCGACACAGGTACGAAGCAAATCCAAAATACAGAGAAGCATTTGAAAAAAACGGACTTATAGTTAGCGGAGAGAGCGAAGGTCTTATAGAAGCAGTCGAACTAAAAGATCATCCGTTTTTTCTAGGTGTGCAGTTTCACCCTGAATTTACTTCACGTCTAACAAAGCCAAATCCGGCTATTTTAGGCTTTATAAAAGCCGGTATAGACAATAAAAATGTTAGATAAAAATGAAATTAGGAATCTGCTCAATAAAAGATTTAGTAACGACTTACATAAAAAACTTTCAGAGATTCCTTTGCCTTGCGAACTCAAAGATACTTATAAAGCTGCAGAGCGTATCAAAACTGCGATACAAAACAATGAGCTTATAGCTATAGTTGGAGATTATGACGTAGATGGAGTTGTTAGCACTGCTATAATGGCTGAGTTTTTAACAGATATGAGTACAGATTTTATCATACGAATTCCAAATAGATTCAAAGACGGTTACGGTCTTAACTCAGATATAGTTAATGAACTTGAAAACGTTGGACTCATAATAACAGTAGATAATGGTATAAGCGCAAACGAAGCAGCTGATCTATGTGCTCAAAAAGGTATAGATCTCATCATCACAGATCATCATATGCCACCGCCAGTATTGCCAAAAGCTTACGCGATAGTAAATCCAAAACAACCAGAATGCACATTCCCAAATATAGAAATTTGTGGTGCTCAAGTAGCGTGGTATCTTGTTGGAGCGCTAAAAGAGGTGTGCAATCTAAAAAATTACGATATGAGCAAATTTATCGATCTTTTAGCACTGGCAATTATCGCTGATATGATGGAGCTAAGAGATCTAAACAGACTACTAGTTAGGCTTGGTATAACTCGCATTAACTCTAGTAGAAGAGCGTGCTTTGAAGCTATAAAATGTTTTTACAACAAAGATAAATTTGAATTTGATGATATAAGCTTTCTCATAGCTCCGCTCATAAACTCAGCCGGAAGAATGGACGATGCAAGTGTCTCTTTTAAATTTTTAAGAAGTAAAACTATAGATGAAGCAAACAGATATCTTGATATGATAACTTGTTTTAATAATTCAAGAAAAGAGCAAGAAAAAGCGCTATTTGAATCGTTGATAAAAGATGTAAATGATAGTGAAGATATCATAGTTACTTGGGGAAATGAGTGGCACGAGGGCGTAATAGGAATAGTTGCTAGCAGACTTGCAAAAAGATATAAAAAACCAGCGATTGTATTTAGCATTGATGGCTGTAGAGCAAAAGGAAGTGCTAGAAGTATAGGTAAATTTGATATATTGGCTCTTATAGCATCACAAGAAAAACTGCTTTGCGGATTTGGCGGACATAAAGGAGCGGCTGGATTAGTTATAGAAACTAGCAATTTAGATGAGTTCAAACACGCTGTAAATAACTCCTGCTTTTTGCAAAATTTATATGATTTTAGTGGAAGCGATGAGGTTTTAGGCGAAATTGATCACAATGCTATCGATTATGAGCTTTTGGAAATTTTAGAGTATTTTGAGCCATATGGTCAAAGAAATCCAAGACCGTTATTTGAACTAAAAAGCGCAAAAGTAAAAAATACTAAATTCATAGGCAAAGAAGAAAATCATCTAAAACTCATACTTCAAAAAGGTAGCAAATCCTATGAGGCAATATTTTTCAACTACGACTATACGCCTCATGTCGGAGATGATATAGATCTTTTGGTATCCGTATCAAAAAACTCATTTAGAGGTCTTATCACACCTCAACTTTTGATAAAAGAGATATATGAACTAAAAAATCAGGAGAAATAAATGAAAATAAATTTAAACTTTGTAAAACACGAATCATTCGGCGGTGTTTTGCTCATCATCGCTACTATTTTGGCACTTTTGTTTCAAAATGGATTTTTAAACCATTTTTATACGGAAATTTTAAGAGCTGAATTTACGGTTGGATTTAGAGATTTTAATCTATCAAAACCGCTAATTTTATGGGTAAATGATGGATTGATGGCGATATTTTTCTTTGTTGTAGGACTTGAGTTGAAAAGAGAAATATTACAAGGTGAGCTTTCAAAACCATCTCAAATAGCCCTACCTACGATAGGCGCACTTGGCGGCGTGATACTACCTGCTGTTATATTTTGGGCATTTAATCACGGAAATGATTTTGCCATTAGAGGCTGGGCTATACCTACTGCGACTGATATAGCTTTTGCGCTAGGAGTTTTAATGCTTCTTGGCAAAAGAATACCATCAAGCCTTAAAATATTTTTGCTTACTTTAGCTATCATAGATGATCTATGTGCTATTGTTATAATAGCTATATTTTATACAACTAAACTATCTTTTATCTCTTTTGTTATAGCCGGGATCTGTTTGTTTGCGCTTTGGGTATTAAACAAATTTAAAGTATCAAAAAAATCAGCATATATACTAGTCACTTTGATACTTTGGGTAAGCGTACTAAAAAGTGGAGTTCATGCTACCATTGCAGGAGTTGTGGCTGCATTTTTCATACCGATGAGAGACGATAGCGGAAAAAGTCTGCTTGTAGAGCTTGAACATGATCTTCAAGGAATAACCAGCTATTTCATACTTCCAGTTTTTGCTTTTGTAAATGCAGGAGTGAGTCTTGCTGGAGTACAGATAAATCAACTTTTAAATTCAGTAGGAATGGGGATATTTTTTGGACTACTTATAGGCAAACAAGTAGGAGTTTTTCTGTTTAGCTATATTTTTATAAAACTAGGTTTTGCTAAACTGCCTGAAGGTTCGTCTTGGGCGCAGTTTTATGGAGTATGCATACTAACTGGTATAGGATTTACTATGAGTTTGTTTGTAAATTCACTAGCATATCACGATAGCAACGAGTTTTTCCACGCAGATAAACTAGGTATTTTATTAGCATCATTCACAGCAGGAGTTATAGGATATATATATCTGCTTGTATTTTCAAAAGTAGCAAAGAACCATCACAAAGACGATGAATCTTAAAAATAGAAATCTAATTCTAAGCGCTATAACTCTACTTTCTGTACTTTATAGCGTTCTGAATTTGGCAGTTCTTGCGTTTATAAATAGATATTTGCTAAATATAACAAGCGGCGAATATGATTTGATTTTGTATTTTATACTTTTACTTTTAGCATTTTTTATAGCGTCTTTAGCTTTTAGATATATCATATCTTTAGCTAGTCAAAACTATATCTATGATATGCGATTAAGCATAATCAAGCGTATTTTAGATACTGATTACCACCGTACAAAGCAGATCGGCAGAGCCAAACTCATAGCTCTGCTTTCAAGCGATATAGCAAGTATAACAAACGGATTTATGCGCATACCTGAGATTTTTCAAGGAAGTCTTGTTGCGATTGTATCGTTTTTTTATATTTTATATCTATCTCCTATTTTAGCTTTTAGTGTTTTTATATGGCTTGGATTTGGAGCTATCTTCTGTTTGTATTTTATCAAAAAATTATATAATCTTTTTAAGCAACATAGGAAAAATGAGGATAAACTCTACAAAAATTATGAAACATCTATAGACGCTCATAAAGAATTTAGTCTAAATTTAAAAAGAGCGGCGGATTTTTTTAATCTCAAATTTAGATTAAACGTGCAAGATATGAGAAAAAATATGCTAAGTATAGATTTTTACCAGTCGCTAGTGAGCAACTGGGTGAGCGTGATGACTCTAGGAGCTGTTGGGTTGGTTATTTATCTAAGTCTTGGATTTGGACTGCTTGATATGGCTGGAGCCGTAACTATATCTATCACTATACTATTTTTAAGAGCTCCACTTATGATGGTGCTTTTTGCCTATCCATCGATAATAAAATCAAAAGTTGCTGCTCAAAAGATAAAATCTTTAGAATTAGCCGCGTATAAAGAGAAATTTGAAACCCAAAAAAGTTTTGATAACTGGCAAAAAATCGAACTTAGAAATATCAGTTTTAGTTATGAAAACAAGCTGGTATTGGATAATATAAATATGAGATTAGATAGGGGTGAATGTCTATTTTTAATAGGAGAAAACGGTAGCGGAAAATCAACTTTGTTTCTTATTTTAGCGGGACTTTTAAAACCTGATAGTGGTGAAATTTATATCGATGACGTAAAAATAGACAACTCAAATATTCAAATTTATAAAAATACTATAAGCGCGGTATTTAGCGAATTTTATCTATTTAACGATATAGAAAATGACGCCAAAAAATGGTTTGAACTACTTGAGTTTAGAGTTTCAAACGACTCTCAAATAGATCCTCAAAACCTCTCTCAAGGTCAAAAAAAGAGATTAGCTCTGATAAATGCATTATTAGAAAATAGAACTATTTTGCTACTTGATGAATGGGCAGCAGATCAAGATCCGTATTTTAGAGCAAAGTTTTATACTGAAATTTTAGAATTATTTAAACAGCAAAAAATTACTGTTTTTGCTATAAGTCACGATGATAGATATTTCAGATATGCAGATAGAATATACGAACTAAAAGAGAAAAAACTTATAAATTATTTATCATAATATATAACTTTTAAATTTAGTATTTATAAATCTTTAAGAAAATTTATGTTAAATTTTGGTATTTAATATCAATATTAATTTAAAAAAAGGAGAGTAGATGGATGCGAAACAAAAAGTAATAGAGCATATAAACAACGACCATATGGATACGCTTATAATGCTTTGCAAACACTTTGGAACAGTACAAAATCCTACAAACGTAAGGCTTGATTCTATAGACGAAGACGGTATGGATATAGCGTGTGATCAGCTTTTAGTACGAGTTGCATTTCTAAAAAAAGCCGAACAAAGCGGTAAAGGATTTAGAACAGCGATAATAGATCTTATGAGCAGCCTTGATATAAAAGAAAGCACTGCTACTGTTTCAAAAGATATGGTAGATTTCATAGATGGCTTTAACAGCGTTCTCATCTCAAGCTTAAACGGCGATCACTGCGTCTGTTCGTATGCTCCAGTGGTGAGAGATGATAATGATTTTTATATACTTATATCTGAAGTTAGCGAACATTTCAAATCAATAAAAGAAAATAGCGACAAAATATCGATTATGTTTTTAGAAGATGAGAGTAAAGCAAAAACTATTTTTGCTAGAAAAAGAGCAAGTTTTAGGTCTAAAGCGGTATTTTTAGATGATCAAAAAGAGAGTCTGTTTTCTAAATTTGAAAGTAAATTTAGCAGTGAATCAGCTATAAAAATGATAAAAAATATGTCTGATTTTCATATAATTAAGATAGAAATCACCAAAGGAAGATTTGTAAAAGGTTTTGGAGCCGCGTATGACACAAACGGTCTTGAAATTATCCAAAGAGTGCATAGTGCAAATCCTCACAACACTAAGTGATGATGAAAAATGCTAAATCAAAAGAGACCGGCAAACGTAAATCGCTGTTTTATGTGCGATATTAGAAAAGTCGGTCTGGTTGATGAGGACAAAAAACTCTAATCTCAAATTTGATACTAAATTTGATAAATTTACCACATACGCAATCTTCGAAATATAAATTATAACGACAAAACATCTTAATTATATTGAGCGAGCAAGTACTAATAACATAAAACTAAATATCAAACCAAAGGAGTTCTTCTATGTTAAAAAAAGTAACTATGTGCAGCTTGAGTGCGGCTACGCTTGTATTTGGTATGCAAATTAATCTAGATACTACAGTTATATCAACTAGTGGATTTGAAACGAAACTCAAAGATGAAGTAAGAAACGTGATTGTTATAACTAGCGAAGATATCCAAAATAAAGGCTATAAAAACGTTGAAGAGATCTTAGAAGAAGAACCTTCGATAAGCTTTATAGATCCTGGTTTTGGAAAGACTATAGATATGAGAGGTCAAGGCGCAAACTCAAATTTCTCAACAAAAATTATGCTAAATGGAGTCGCTTTAAATATGCTAGACACATCTCACGCAATAGTACCTATAAATACTATATCAGTCGATGATATAGAACAAATAGAGATAATACCAGGAGGAGGAAGCGTACTTTATGGAAACGGTACTAGTGGCGGCGTTATAAATATAATCACCAAAAATCAGCCTAGAGATTTTTATACAAATTTATCTACTAAATTTGGATCATACAACTATAAAGATCTAAATTTCGCAGTCAGCGGAATGGCTAATGATGATCTTTTTTTAAAATTTAACGCAAATAGATTTGATGAAAAAGGCTACAGAAACGGCGAGAAAAATAGCGGTTATTACACAAGTGGCGGAGCAACGTATCAAATCAACGATAACCAAAGCATAGCACTCAACTCAAGCTACTATAACGCAACTACTAACACTTTAAATGCTCTTAGTAAAGCTCAAGTAGATAGCGATCCAAAACAAGGCGGTAAAAAAACAACCAAAGACGAAACAAGGCTTGATCTCACGCTTGATTATACTTTAAAATACGGAGATTACGTAGATTTTCATATCTTGCCGTATTATCAAAAAATAAAACAGGAGCTAGACGATAATAGCGGATTTGAAGATAAAAAATATGGAATAAATTTAAAAAACCGTATGGATTATGGTAGTGGCGAGTTGATTTATGGCTATGAATACTATATAAACAAAGGATTAAGATATAGAAACAATCAAGGTTCGCAAAGCGGCGTAACCGTAAAAAACAGTATAAACGTTGATTTAGAAAAAAAATCTCACTCAATTTATGTTATGGATAATCACAGTTTTAACAACTGGTTTAGTATAAATAGTGGATATAGATTTGAAAAAGCTAGTTATGATTTGGATAGAAGTTCTATAACAAATATATATATGTCAAACTCACCAACTCCTATGACAACGGTAAAAAATATCGCAAATCAGCCAGATACGGATAATCACGCATTTGAGATAACTCCAAATTTGAGATACTCAGATACAGGAAATATATATTTTAAATTTGAAAGAGGATTTTTCTCTCCATCTCCGACTCAACTAACAAATAGCGTACGTCCTCAAGGTGCGCGCAGTTCGGTTTATAAATTTAATGATTTAAAATCAGAGATATTTCATACATACGAAATCGGCGCTAAAGACTATTTTTTAGGCTCATATGTGAGCGCTACAGCGTTTATCACAGATAAAAAAAATGAGATAAGAAACATAATGGAAGCAAACCATACTCTATGGCGTTTTATAAATTTAGATAAGACAAGAAGGCTTGGGATAGAACTTTACGCAAGTCAATATATGTTAAATAACGATCTTAGCTTAAAACAAACATACTCTTACATAGATGCAAAAGTCACAAGCGGCGAGTTTAATAACAAAAGAATACCTCTAGTAGCAAAACATAAATTAGTCCTTGGAGCAGACTACAAAGTGATTAAAGATCTAAATATTTTTGGAGATATAAAATACTTTTCTGATATGCTTGATAACGGATATGAAAAGATGAACTCAAAAACAATAGTTGATATAGGAGCAAAATACAGTTTTCCAAAAGGCTTTTTGGTTAGTGCTGGGATAAAAAATTTATTTGATAAGAGATACTTTACATATCAAGACAAGATCAACGACCAGTATAGACCAGCAAACGCAAGAAATTATTATGTAGAGTTTAAATATGTCTATTAAAAGCTATCTTACTATAAGCTTTTTAATCTGCCTTTTTGTTTTAATGATCATTTCGCTAGCTTTGGGAGGAGCTAGCGTAGGATTTAATGAGATTTTGAATTTATACTGGCAAGATCTAAGCGATACGCAAAAAACTATACTGATCGATATCAGACTTCCTCGCATAATGATGGCTATACTTATAGGAGCTCTTTTGGCTAGCTCTGGTGTTGTCGTTCAAACTATATTTTTAAATCCTCTAGCAGATCCATATATAATCGGAATTGCGTCAAGTGCAACATTTGGCGCGGTTGTAGCTTATATATTTGGATTGGGGGATATATATTATGGTATTTTTGCTTTTATAGCCTCATGTATTCTTTCTATAATGATTTTTAAACTATCAAAAAACGGTCGCTCTACAGCTACTTTGCTTATAATAGGCATAGCATTTTCATCTATGCTTGGAGCTTTTACATCACTTGCTACTTATCTTATAGGAGAAGATAGTTTTAAGATAATAGCGTGGATGATGGGATATCTTGGTGGTGCAAACTGGTTTAAAGTAGGTTTGCTAACTCTGCCTTTGGTACTTTCGCTGATATATTTTTATAAAAAGAGAAATGAGTTAAATTTACTTTTAAGCGGAGATGAAGAAGCAAAAAGCTTAGGGGCCGATGTAGATATAACAAAAAAACGACTGCTCATAGTAGCATCTTTAAGTGTAGCATTTTCAGTTGCATTTACCGGTATGATAGGTTTTGTTGGACTCATTATACCTCATATTTTAAGAATGATACTAGGCACGTCAAACAACGCTGTTTTGATACCTATATCCACTTTAGCAGGAGCACTTTTTTTACTATTTTGTGATCTTGTAGCTAAAAATGCACTCAGTCCAACCGAAATCCCTATAGGAGTTGTAACTGCATTTTTTGGAGCTCCGTTTTTTCTATTTTTAGCTATCAGATATAGCAAAGGAGTTATTTAGTGAGTATTGAAATATCAAATTTAAGTTTTAAATTCAATAAAAAACAGATACTAAATAAGCTAAATATACATATAAACAG is from Campylobacter fetus subsp. testudinum 03-427 and encodes:
- the ushA gene encoding bifunctional UDP-sugar hydrolase / 5'-nucleotidase periplasmic precursor (Pfam matches to PF02872.14 5_nucleotid_C, and to PF00149.24 Metallophos), whose protein sequence is MNKLKKYIVSTVIFIAFLLIFNACANLNLNDKHENELLILHTNDHHGALLPYETKDGTLIGGVALQANLVKQMRNEYKNVLLLDAGDINTGSSLSNIFDAKPDILAFNALKYDAATLGNHEFDGTYEKLKMQMELSNFPWLSANVKFENNYIAKPYIIKDFDGFKVAIMGLTTSTTKYITIPAKFDGANGEKIEFLPEIHAAKEVLDEIKNANPDFVIALVHLGDIKGDPIHITSIDLANNTHGINLIIDGHSHSVFQKPLIINGVPIVSAGSNNRYVGKAILNLKDKKLRWNLVELTSKDFDLDDEMKIILEPFVQIHDEVLNSKIITLKESLLFENNEIRFKQMPIGNYLTDAMINLLFKFGIKADFGIINSGAIRSGINAGDVSKKDVLISMPFPNTVSAVSLKGDEVVELFNYIINIKPGFGGFAQISKDVSFTIDSSNKTILNLKIKNEPINPSKLYTIAVTDFLSNGGDGYTILKKGINKFDSSVPLNEAFIEYLKLLEGKI
- the pyrG gene encoding CTP synthetase (Pfam matches to PF06418.10 CTP_synth_N, and to PF00117.24 GATase), with the translated sequence MDKSKQENRSQSDISLKQTKYIFVTGGVLSSLGKGIAAASIATLLKNVGLKVSILKADPYINVDPGTMSPLEHGEVFVTDDGAETDLDLGHYERFLDENLTQNNNFTTGRVYSSVIEKERRGDYLGKTIQVIPHIVGEIVERIKKAGVGKDILIVEIGGTVGDIEGLPFLEAIRALRSEVGRKNGMFIHLTLVPYIKVAGELKTKPTQHSVGELRRIGISPDMIICRSEIPINRELKDKIASSCGVERNSVIESPDLQSIYQVPLSFLKQDILEPIAEVLDLGELRPNMQNWDNLVKRVIAPSDSVTIAFVGKYIDLKESYKSLTESIIHAGANLDARVNLKWCDSEKIDENSVSETLKDVDGILVAGGFGSRGIEGKMQAIKYARENKIPYLGICLGMQLSLIEFARNILNLEDANSVEFKENCKNPIIYLIDSFIDANGKKQLRTHKSPLGGTMRLGSYKCNILPNSLLSRIYNGVKQIKERHRHRYEANPKYREAFEKNGLIVSGESEGLIEAVELKDHPFFLGVQFHPEFTSRLTKPNPAILGFIKAGIDNKNVR
- the recJ gene encoding single-stranded DNA-specific exonuclease (Pfam matches to PF02272.15 DHHA1, and to PF01368.16 DHH) — protein: MLDKNEIRNLLNKRFSNDLHKKLSEIPLPCELKDTYKAAERIKTAIQNNELIAIVGDYDVDGVVSTAIMAEFLTDMSTDFIIRIPNRFKDGYGLNSDIVNELENVGLIITVDNGISANEAADLCAQKGIDLIITDHHMPPPVLPKAYAIVNPKQPECTFPNIEICGAQVAWYLVGALKEVCNLKNYDMSKFIDLLALAIIADMMELRDLNRLLVRLGITRINSSRRACFEAIKCFYNKDKFEFDDISFLIAPLINSAGRMDDASVSFKFLRSKTIDEANRYLDMITCFNNSRKEQEKALFESLIKDVNDSEDIIVTWGNEWHEGVIGIVASRLAKRYKKPAIVFSIDGCRAKGSARSIGKFDILALIASQEKLLCGFGGHKGAAGLVIETSNLDEFKHAVNNSCFLQNLYDFSGSDEVLGEIDHNAIDYELLEILEYFEPYGQRNPRPLFELKSAKVKNTKFIGKEENHLKLILQKGSKSYEAIFFNYDYTPHVGDDIDLLVSVSKNSFRGLITPQLLIKEIYELKNQEK
- the nhaA2 gene encoding Na+/H+ antiporter (Pfam match to PF06965.8 Na_H_antiport_1), encoding MKINLNFVKHESFGGVLLIIATILALLFQNGFLNHFYTEILRAEFTVGFRDFNLSKPLILWVNDGLMAIFFFVVGLELKREILQGELSKPSQIALPTIGALGGVILPAVIFWAFNHGNDFAIRGWAIPTATDIAFALGVLMLLGKRIPSSLKIFLLTLAIIDDLCAIVIIAIFYTTKLSFISFVIAGICLFALWVLNKFKVSKKSAYILVTLILWVSVLKSGVHATIAGVVAAFFIPMRDDSGKSLLVELEHDLQGITSYFILPVFAFVNAGVSLAGVQINQLLNSVGMGIFFGLLIGKQVGVFLFSYIFIKLGFAKLPEGSSWAQFYGVCILTGIGFTMSLFVNSLAYHDSNEFFHADKLGILLASFTAGVIGYIYLLVFSKVAKNHHKDDES
- a CDS encoding multidrug ABC transporter, membrane protein/ATP-binding protein (Pfam matches to PF00005.23 ABC_tran, and to PF00664.19 ABC_membrane), which codes for MNLKNRNLILSAITLLSVLYSVLNLAVLAFINRYLLNITSGEYDLILYFILLLLAFFIASLAFRYIISLASQNYIYDMRLSIIKRILDTDYHRTKQIGRAKLIALLSSDIASITNGFMRIPEIFQGSLVAIVSFFYILYLSPILAFSVFIWLGFGAIFCLYFIKKLYNLFKQHRKNEDKLYKNYETSIDAHKEFSLNLKRAADFFNLKFRLNVQDMRKNMLSIDFYQSLVSNWVSVMTLGAVGLVIYLSLGFGLLDMAGAVTISITILFLRAPLMMVLFAYPSIIKSKVAAQKIKSLELAAYKEKFETQKSFDNWQKIELRNISFSYENKLVLDNINMRLDRGECLFLIGENGSGKSTLFLILAGLLKPDSGEIYIDDVKIDNSNIQIYKNTISAVFSEFYLFNDIENDAKKWFELLEFRVSNDSQIDPQNLSQGQKKRLALINALLENRTILLLDEWAADQDPYFRAKFYTEILELFKQQKITVFAISHDDRYFRYADRIYELKEKKLINYLS
- the chuZ gene encoding iron-responsive cellular heme oxygenase (Pfam matches to PF10615.5 DUF2470, and to PF01243.16 Pyridox_oxidase); the encoded protein is MDAKQKVIEHINNDHMDTLIMLCKHFGTVQNPTNVRLDSIDEDGMDIACDQLLVRVAFLKKAEQSGKGFRTAIIDLMSSLDIKESTATVSKDMVDFIDGFNSVLISSLNGDHCVCSYAPVVRDDNDFYILISEVSEHFKSIKENSDKISIMFLEDESKAKTIFARKRASFRSKAVFLDDQKESLFSKFESKFSSESAIKMIKNMSDFHIIKIEITKGRFVKGFGAAYDTNGLEIIQRVHSANPHNTK